The following are encoded together in the Phaseolus vulgaris cultivar G19833 chromosome 9, P. vulgaris v2.0, whole genome shotgun sequence genome:
- the LOC137822705 gene encoding major pollen allergen Bet v 1-A-like — translation MGIFTSESDLVSAVAPARLYKAIVLDSGNFFPKALPNFVKSVEIIEGDGGPGTIKKFSLPEGYVKQKVDVVDEDNYVYHYTIVEGNLLTEPLEKVSNEYKLVANPDGGCIVKTTRKYYTKGDAELTEEFLKSTKEMSAVFAKAVDDYLLANPDYN, via the exons ATGGGAATTTTCACTTCTGAAAGCGATCTAGTTTCTGCAGTGGCACCTGCAAGACTATACAAAGCCATTGTCTTAGATTCTGGCAATTTTTTTCCCAAAGCTTTACCAAACTTTGTTAAAAGTGTTGAAATCATTGAAGGAGATGGAGGGCCAGGAACCATTAAGAAGTTCAGTCTTCCTGAAG GGTATGTGAAGCAAAAGGTGGATGTGGTCGATGAAGATAACTATGTGTATCACTACACAATAGTTGAAGGCAATCTTCTCACAGAGCCATTGGAGAAGGTGTCTAATGAGTACAAATTGGTGGCAAACCCTGATGGAGGATGCATTGTGAAGACCACACGCAAATACTACACAAAAGGAGATGCTGAACTCACAGAAGAGTTCCTGAAGTCTACTAAGGAGATGTCTGCAGTGTTTGCCAAGGCTGTTGATGATTATCTTTTGGCTAATCCTGATTACAACTAA
- the LOC137821987 gene encoding uncharacterized protein isoform X1, protein MANAAEDFSQFGISKEEKDKLVGEVIRYMLFKTYHNSGCPIKREELTQIVTKNYHQRNLPTFVINEAKDELSKVFGYEMKELQRAHPSSKAQTRLSQQSGADSKSYTLTSQLPPNVYEKYVVDEKTAHLSGFTFVIISIVHLAGGKIPEENLWSQLRRMGLDENEGSHPVLGNVKQALELLVQQRYLQKDKVNGPEGSTVYYELAERALDAPMSDRVKEHISQIVQDNTSVGAA, encoded by the exons ATGGCGAATGCCGCGGAAGATTTCTCCCAATTCGGGATTTCAAAGGAG GAAAAGGATAAGCTTGTTGGGGAAGTGATTAGGTATATGCTTTTCAAAACGTATCATAATTCAGGGTGCCCTATTAAGAGAGAGGAACTCACTCAAATCGTTACGAAGAACTATCATCAGCGTAACCTTCCTACCTTTGTTATCAATGAGGCTAAGGACGAGCTTTCCAAAGTATTTGGGTATGAAATGAAGGAGCTTCAAAGGGCTCACCCTTCATCCAAAGCCCAGACAAGGTTATCTCAACAAA GTGGTGCAGATTCAAAATCATACACTCTCACAAGTCAACTTCCTCCTAATGTATATGAAAAATATGTGGTGGATGAGAAAACTGCGCATCTATCTGGATTCACTTTTGTCATAATTAGTATTGTACATCTTGCTGGTGGCAAAATTCCAGAAG AAAATCTATGGAGCCAATTAAGGAGGATGGGTTTGGATGAAAATGAAGGAAGTCATCCAGTCCTTGGAAATGTTAAGCAAGCATTGGAACTTCTTGTTCAGCAAAG GTATTTACAGAAAGACAAAGTTAATGGTCCTGAAGGAAGTACTGTATATTATGAGCTAGCTGAGAGAGCTTTAGATGCACCCATGAGTGACAGGGTGAAGGAACACATCTCTCAG ATTGTGCAGGATAATACTTCAGTGGGTGCCGCCTAA
- the LOC137821987 gene encoding uncharacterized protein isoform X2 produces the protein MANAAEDFSQFGISKEEKDKLVGEVIRYMLFKTYHNSGCPIKREELTQIVTKNYHQRNLPTFVINEAKDELSKVFGYEMKELQRAHPSSKAQTRLSQQSGADSKSYTLTSQLPPNVYEKYVVDEKTAHLSGFTFVIISIVHLAGGKIPEENLWSQLRRMGLDENEGSHPVLGNVKQALELLVQQRYLQKDKVNGPEGSTVYYELAERALDAPMSDRVKEHISQIEDTVS, from the exons ATGGCGAATGCCGCGGAAGATTTCTCCCAATTCGGGATTTCAAAGGAG GAAAAGGATAAGCTTGTTGGGGAAGTGATTAGGTATATGCTTTTCAAAACGTATCATAATTCAGGGTGCCCTATTAAGAGAGAGGAACTCACTCAAATCGTTACGAAGAACTATCATCAGCGTAACCTTCCTACCTTTGTTATCAATGAGGCTAAGGACGAGCTTTCCAAAGTATTTGGGTATGAAATGAAGGAGCTTCAAAGGGCTCACCCTTCATCCAAAGCCCAGACAAGGTTATCTCAACAAA GTGGTGCAGATTCAAAATCATACACTCTCACAAGTCAACTTCCTCCTAATGTATATGAAAAATATGTGGTGGATGAGAAAACTGCGCATCTATCTGGATTCACTTTTGTCATAATTAGTATTGTACATCTTGCTGGTGGCAAAATTCCAGAAG AAAATCTATGGAGCCAATTAAGGAGGATGGGTTTGGATGAAAATGAAGGAAGTCATCCAGTCCTTGGAAATGTTAAGCAAGCATTGGAACTTCTTGTTCAGCAAAG GTATTTACAGAAAGACAAAGTTAATGGTCCTGAAGGAAGTACTGTATATTATGAGCTAGCTGAGAGAGCTTTAGATGCACCCATGAGTGACAGGGTGAAGGAACACATCTCTCAG ATTGAAGATACAGTTTCATGA
- the LOC137820779 gene encoding two-component response regulator ARR1-like — protein MNLSSAKGSTSTSPLKTGDAVSDQFPAGLRVMVVDDDPTCLRILERMLRVCLYEVTKCKRAEVALSLLRENKNGFDIVLSDVHMPDMDGFKLLELIGLEMDLPVIMMSADDGKSVVMKGVTHGACDYLIKPVRIEALKNIWQHVIRKRKNGLKDVEQSGSVEEGDRVLKGCDDGDYSSSVNEGRGSKKRRDEEEEGDERDDSSTLKKPRVVWSVELHQQFMAAVNQLGIDKAVPKKILELMNVPGLTRENVASHLQKYRLYLRRLSGVSQQQGSLNNSFLSSQEATFGATSINGIDLQTLAVAGQLPAQSLAKLQAAALGRTTAKAGVPMPLSDQKNIFSFENPRLRFAEGSLHHLSNSKPINLLHGIPTNMEPKQLVNLHQSTQTLGNLNMRVNAPAAQNNPLLMQMAQSQPRGQMLSENADSHVARFPSSLVQPTVQNGISNGVLGNRITGTTNLTTAYNTVPQNSSLLSFPMSQTNEMSLGSFPLRSTPGITSIPAKGMFHEQGASGIKGPGGFVPSYDMFNELHHQKSHDWDLTNTGITYDSSQHANPLQGNVDVSPSVLVHQGFPCMQQSVQTRDTTSIGKPMFSTGEGIHPGIVQNVGQHLNNLVGNSVRVKAETFHDPSSQINNLFSDQYGQEDLVTAFLKQQEGVGPSDNELDFDGYSLDNIPV, from the exons ATGAATCTCAGCAGCGCCAAGGGATCAACTTCCACTTCTCCTCTCAAAACCGGGGATGCCGTCTCCGACCAGTTTCCGGCGGGTCTCAGGGTCATGGTGGTGGATGATGATCCCACTTGCCTCAGGATACTTGAGAGGATGCTGCGTGTTTGTCTATATGAAG TGACGAAATGCAAGAGGGCTGAGGTTGCATTGTCGCTTCTGAGAGAGAACAAAAACGGGTTTGATATTGTTTTGAGCGATGTGCATATGCCCGATATGGATGGATTCAAGCTTTTGGAGCTTATTGGGTTGGAGATGGACCTTCCGGTTATTA TGATGTCAGCTGATGATGGAAAAAGTGTTGTGATGAAAGGGGTGACACATGGTGCCTGTGATTACCTGATTAAACCTGTGCGAATTGAGGCTTTGAAGAACATATGGCAGCATGTGATTCGGAAGAGGAAGAATGGGTTGAAAGATGTGGAGCAATCGGGTAGTGTGGAAGAAGGAGATCGGGTTCTGAAAGGATGTGATGATGGAGATTACTCATCTTCAGTGAATGAAGGCAGAGGTTCAAAGAAGAGGAGGGATGAGGAGGAGGAAGGAGATGAGAGGGATGATTCCTCCACGTTGAAGAAGCCACGAGTTGTTTGGTCTGTTGAGCTTCATCAGCAGTTTATGGCTGCTGTGAATCAACTTGGAATTGATA AGGCAGTTCCTAAAAAGATTTTGGAGTTGATGAATGTTCCTGGGCTCACTAGAGAAAATGTTGCTAGCCACCTCCAG AAATACCGTTTGTATCTTCGAAGACTGAGTGGAGTTTCCCAGCAGCAGGGTAGCTTGAACAACTCCTTCCTCAGCTCACAAGAAGCAACATTTGGGGCAACCTCAATCAATGGAATTGATCTTCAAACTCTTGCAGTTGCTGGTCAGCTTCCAGCACAAAGTCTAGCCAAGCTTCAAGCCGCAGCACTTGGCAGGACAACTGCTAAAGCTGGTGTGCCTATGCCTCTATCTGATCAGAAGAACATTTTCAGTTTTGAGAACCCAAGATTAAGATTTGCAGAAGGGTCACTGCATCATTTAAGCAACAGTAAACCAATAAACTTGCTTCATGGAATTCCCACCAACATGGAGCCAAAACAACTTGTCAATTTGCACCAATCTACCCAAACCCTTGGTAACTTGAACATGCGAGTCAATGCTCCTGCTGCTCAGAACAACCCCTTGTTGATGCAGATGGCTCAGTCTCAACCAAGAGGTCAGATGCTAAGTGAAAATGCTGATTCTCATGTAGCCAGGTTTCCATCATCTTTGGTCCAGCCTACAGTACAAAATGGTATTTCTAATGGTGTTTTGGGAAATAGGATTACTGGCACCACCAACCTAACTACTGCTTATAATACAGTTCCACAAAACTCTTCATTGTTGAGTTTTCCCATGAGCCAAACCAATGAAATGTCTTTGGGTAGTTTTCCTCTTAGAAGCACTCCAGGTATAACTAGTATCCCAGCTAAAGGTATGTTTCATGAACAAGGTGCCTCAGGCATTAAAGGACCTGGTGGATTTGTTCCAAGTTATGACATGTTTAATGAACTCCACCATCAGAAGTCCCATGATTGGGACTTAACAAACACAGGCATAACATATGATTCTTCTCAGCATGCAAATCCTTTACAAGGCAATGTTGATGTCTCACCATCAGTTTTGGTTCATCAGGGTTTTCCCTGTATGCAACAGTCTGTACAAACTAGAGATACCACTTCAATTGGAAAACCTATGTTCTCCACAGGGGAAGGCATACATCCAGGTATTGTCCAAAATGTTGGTCAACACCTCAATAACCTTGTTGGAAATTCAGTAAGGGTTAAGGCTGAAACATTTCATGATCCAAGCTCCCAGATTAATAACCTCTTCTCTGATCAGTATGGTCAGGAGGATCTTGTCACTGCATTTCTGAAACAG CAAGAAGGTGTAGGACCATCTGATAATGAGTTAGACTTTGATGGATATTCCTTAGACAACATTCCGGTTTAG
- the LOC137820780 gene encoding COBRA-like protein 7, translating into MSMHVHVFFFLTVAIFSATSSMSQSQTAASCNGIFVSYVYTGGERLPPNVSDTAEQPYRFESTLTVLNNGLEELKSWKVFVGFQHSEWLVSASNAVLADGTSLPAAVGNGTVLSGSTVRDLKTAVATAGDLTQMQVQVELVGSLLGVAPPSVPMPRSLTLANDGFLCGQPSREGSNETHVCCARDPSFKTNMSTDEEFLPREKGDLSITYDIIRTYDSNYWAEVTIANHNSLGRLDNWRLSWDWQNDEFIYTTKGAFPLNVDSSDCVFGSQGNFYKELDFSNVLNCERRPTIVDLPPSRFNDSELGQIPFCCRNGTILPPTMDPSMSASRFQMQVFKMPPNLNRSTITAPRNWEIKGTFNPHYECGHPIRVSPSESPDPTHSASNKSSIASWQVVCNITNTNRETRKCCVSFSAYYNESVIPCKTCACGCPSNPERTCSATSQAMLLPPEALLVPFENRTQKAVSWAEIQRLPVPNPMPCGDNCGVSINWHVATDYRKGWSARVTLFNWGETSFADWFAAVQMEKAAKGFEEVYSFNGSLLESVENTIFMQGKEGLNFLVAETDGSNPRKDPRVPGKQQSVISFTKKETPGINVVGGDGFPSKVFFNGEECSLPSVLPSCVARPEVSLATMMFLVMLLSIIFMSQ; encoded by the exons ATGTCCATGCATGTCCacgttttcttcttcttaacGGTTGCCATTTTTTCGGCAACTTCCTCCATGTCTCAGTCGCAAACCGCAGCTTCCTGCAATGGAATATTCGTGTCGTACGTCTACACTGGCGGCGAGAGGCTGCCGCCGAACGTGTCCGACACGGCGGAGCAGCCGTACCGGTTCGAGTCCACGCTGACAGTGCTGAACAACGGGTTGGAGGAGCTGAAGTCTTGGAAGGTGTTCGTGGGGTTTCAGCACAGCGAGTGGTTGGTGTCGGCGTCGAACGCGGTGCTCGCCGACGGTACGAGTCTTCCCGCTGCGGTTGGGAACGGCACCGTGTTGAGTGGGTCCACGGTGAGGGATCTGAAGACGGCGGTGGCTACCGCCGGCGATTTGACCCAGATGCAGGTTCAGGTGGAGTTGGTGGGGAGCTTGCTTGGGGTGGCGCCACCTTCTGTGCCGATGCCTCGGTCGTTAACTTTGGCTAACGATGGATTTTTGTGTGGTCAACCCTCTCGTGAAG GGAGCAATGAAACTCATGTGTGTTGCGCAAGGGATCCcagtttcaaaacaaacatgaGCACAGATGAAGAGTTCTTACCCCGTGAGAAGGGTGACCTTAGCATCACATACGACATCATCAGAACCTACGATTCCAATTACTGGGCAGAGGTTACAATCGCAAACCACAACTCTTTAGGCCGTCTTGACAACTGGAGACTAAGCTGGGACTGGCAAAACGACGAGTTCATCTACACAACAAAGGGTGCATTTCCATTGAATGTGGATTCCTCTGACTGTGTCTTCGGTTCTCAAGGTAATTTCTACAAGGAACTCGACTTTTCCAACGTGTTGAACTGTGAAAGAAGGCCAACCATAGTGGATCTTCCTCCCTCAAGGTTCAACGATTCAGAACTCGGTCAAATCCCATTCTGCTGCAGGAATGGCACCATCTTGCCACCAACCATGGACCCCAGCATGTCAGCTTCAAGGTTCCAAATGCAAGTGTTCAAAATGCCACCCAACCTTAACCGCTCCACAATCACAGCTCCTCGTAACTGGGAGATAAAGGGTACCTTTAACCCTCACTATGAATGTGGCCACCCCATAAGGGTTAGTCCAAGTGAATCCCCTGACCCTACTCACTCTGCATCAAACAAATCATCAATTGCAAGTTGGCAAGTGGTGTGCAACATCACAAACACAAACCGTGAAACACGCAAGTGCTGTGTTTCCTTCTCAGCTTATTACAATGAATCTGTTATCCCATGCAAGACGTGTGCTTGTGGATGTCCAAGTAATCCGGAGAGAACATGCAGCGCAACTTCACAAGCCATGTTGCTTCCACCAGAGGCACTTCTTGTCCCTTTTGAGAACAGAACTCAAAAGGCCGTTTCTTGGGCTGAGATACAGCGTTTACCTGTGCCTAATCCCATGCCTTGTGGTGATAACTGTGGTGTGAGCATAAACTGGCACGTGGCTACAGATTACCGAAAAGGGTGGAGCGCGAGGGTGACACTTTTCAACTGGGGTGAGACTAGTTTTGCTGACTGGTTTGCTGCAGTGCAGATGGAGAAAGCTGCTAAGGGGTTTGAGGAAGTGTACTCCTTCAATGGAAGCCTTTTGGAGAGTGTGGAGAACACGATCTTCATGCAAGGGAAAGAGGGGTTGAATTTTCTTGTGGCGGAAACGGATGGATCTAACCCTCGAAAAGATCCTAGGGTACCGGGGAAACAGCAATCAGTGATCTCCTTTACCAAGAAGGAGACTCCTGGAATCAATGTGGTTGGTGGGGATGGGTTTCCAAGTAAAGTGTTCTTCAATGGTGAGGAATGCTCTCTTCCTTCGGTGTTACCAAGCTGTGTTGCGAGACCGGAGGTTTCATTGGCTACTATGATGTTCTTAGTGATGTTGTTGTCGATCATCTTCATGTCGCAATAG
- the LOC137822467 gene encoding extensin-like has protein sequence MGTRVLCSCFIMFLLSLTALSTTMAAERSLQTSSKDDDIKCTPCGQVSSPPPPSPPPPAPTTTYCPPPPSPPSSPGGGGTYYYSSPPPPSQYIYSSPPPPSSSGGVYYPPPNKYYPTPPPPNPIVPYFPFYYHTPPPPSTAAPPPVKSSVVWATSLLAFAVPLLR, from the coding sequence ATGGGAACCAGAGTGTTGTGCTCTTGTTTCATCATGTTTCTTCTGTCTCTCACGGCTCTTTCAACAACAATGGCTGCAGAACGCAGCCTTCAAACCTCCTCCAAGGATGATGACATCAAATGCACCCCCTGTGGCCAGGTTTCCTCACCGCCGCCACCCTCTCCGCCGCCGCCAGCCCCCACCACCACCTACTGCCCTCCCCCGCCGTCCCCTCCTTCAAGCCCTGGTGGCGGTGGCACTTACTATTACTCCTCTCCGCCGCCACCCTCTCAATACATCTACTCCTCTCCGCCGCCGCCGTCATCATCCGGCGGCGTGTATTACCCGCCGCCAAACAAGTACTACCCCACGCCGCCACCGCCGAACCCAATTGTCCCTTATTTTCCGTTTTACTACCACACCCCTCCGCCGCCGTCCACGGCGGCTCCTCCGCCGGTGAAAAGCTCGGTGGTCTGGGCAACCTCGTTGTTAGCTTTTGCTGTTCCGTTGCTTCggtag
- the LOC137822874 gene encoding importin subunit alpha-2: MSLRPNARTEVRRNRYKVAVDADEGRRRREDNMVEIRKSKREESLQKKRREGLQTQQQFPTPLQTSIVEKKLESLPAMVAGVWSDDNSQQLEATTQFRKLLSIERSPPIEEVIQAGVVPRFVEFLVREDFPQLQFEAAWALTNIASGTSENTKVVIDHGAVPIFVKLLSSPSDDVREQAVWALGNVAGDSPRCRDLVLGHGALIPLLAQLNEHAKLSMLRNATWTLSNFCRGKPQPPFEQVRAALPALERLVFSNDEEVLTDACWALSYLSDGTNDKIQAVIEAGVCGRLVQLLLHPSPSVLIPALRTVGNIVTGDDLQTQTIINHGALPCLLSLLTHNHKKSIKKEACWTISNITAGNREQIQAVIEAGLIAPLVNLLQNAEFDIKKEAAWAISNATSGGTHEQIKYLVSQGCIKPLCDLLVCPDPRIVTVCLEGLENILKVGEAEKSLGNTGDVNLYAQMIDDAEGLEKIENLQSHDNNEIYEKAVKILETYWLEDDDDTLPTGDGAQPGFNFGNELPVPSGGFNFS, from the exons ATGTCGTTGAGGCCAAATGCTAGAACCGAGGTTCGTCGCAACCGTTACAAGGTGGCGGTGGACGCTGACGAGGGTCGGAGGAGGAGGGAGGATAACATGGTGGAGATCCGGAAGAGTAAGCGAGAAGAGAGCCTCCAGAAGAAGCGCCGTGAAGGCCTTCAAACTCAGCAACAGTTCCCCActcctcttcaaacctccattgTCGAGAAGAAG TTAGAAAGCCTTCCTGCGATGGTTGCTGGAGTGTGGTCGGATGATAACAGCCAGCAGTTGGAAGCGACCACGCAGTTTCGGAAGCTGCTTTCGATTG AGCGCAGTCCTCCTATTGAGGAAGTTATTCAAGCTGGAGTTGTGCCTCGATTTGTGGAGTTTCTTGTTAGAGAGGATTTCCCTCAACTTCAG TTTGAGGCTGCATGGGCTCTCACGAACATAGCATCTGGAACTTCTGAGAATACCAAGGTGGTGATTGATCATGGGGCAGTTCCGATATTTGTCAAGCTGCTTAGTTCGCCCAGTGATGATGTTCGGGAGCAG GCTGTGTGGGCGTTAGGAAATGTTGCTGGTGACTCCCCCAGGTGTCGTGATCTTGTTCTTGGCCATGGGGCGTTAATCCCACTGTTGGCCCAGTTGAACGAGCATGCAAAACTTTCAATGTTAAGAAATGCAACATGGACCCTGTCAAACTTCTGCAGGGGCAAACCACAGCCTCCATTTGAGCAG GTCAGGGCAGCACTTCCAGCTCTTGAGCGATTGGTATTTTCCAATGATGAAGAGGTCTTAACAGATGCATGCTGGGCGCTATCATATCTTTCTGATGGAACAAATGACAAAATCCAAGCTGTTATTGAGGCTGGTGTATGTGGCAGACTGGTGCAGCTCCTTCT GCACCCATCCCCTTCAGTGCTGATTCCGGCACTCCGCACAGTCGGAAATATTGTAACCGGAGATGATTTGCAGACTCAG ACTATCATCAATCATGGTGCTCTCCCATGTCTGTTGAGCCTGTTGACACATAATCATAAGAAAAGCATCAAGAAAGAAGCTTGCTGGACCATATCGAACATTACAGCTGGAAACAGAGAACAGATACAG GCTGTTATTGAAGCTGGTCTGATTGCCCCACTTGtcaatcttcttcaaaatgCTGAGTTTGACATTAAAAAGGAAGCGGCTTGGGCAATCTCAAATGCTACATCTGGTGGTACCCATGAGCAGATTAA GTATTTGGTGAGCCAGGGTTGCATTAAACCTCTCTGTGATCTGCTTGTTTGTCCCGACCCAAGAATTGTCACTGTCTGTTTAGAAGGTCTTGAGAACATTCTGAAGGTTGGGGAAGCTGAGAAGAGCTTGGGTAACACTGGAGATGTTAACTTGTATGCTCAGATGATAGATGATGCAGAAGGATTGGAGAAAATCGAAAACTTGCAGAGTCATGACAACAATGAAATATATGAAAAGGCTGTTAAAATTCTTGAAACATACTGGTTGGAAGACGATGATGACACACTACCTACAGGCGATGGTGCTCAACCTGGTTTTAACTTTGGAAACGAGCTTCCAGTCCCATCTGGTGGATTCAACTTTAGTTGA